Genomic window (Nitrospirota bacterium):
GGGAAATGAATACCGCAAAAGGCATTCCGGATGTCCGGAATGCCTTTTTGGATGGTCTTGTGCCTGGGCACGTAAAAACTATTTCTTGCCGAGGATCGCTTCCTTTGCGGCCTTTGCCACACGGAATTTTACGACCTTCTTTGCCGGGATCTTGATGGCCTCGCCGGTCTGGGGGTTCCGGCCCATACGCGCCTTGCGCTGCACGAGCACGAGTTTGCCGAGCCCCGGGAGCGTAAAGGCGTTCTTCGCCTCCTTGTACGCAAGCGCGGCCATATCTTCCAGTATCTGCACTGCCAGTTTCTTTTTGATGTCTGCTTTCTTCGCGATGTGGTCCGCAATCTGTGACTTTGTCATTGCCTTTGCCATGAACATACCTCCTTGAGATTGAGTAATATATAATTTCTAACTACGCTCGGCAGGTTAGTTGCGCGATGTGCACTGTACGGTAAAAAGTATACTCACTCTAAAACAAAATAGCAAGAAAAATTTATCAATGTTCGCCGGTATTGGCGTGTATTGTCCGAATATCCCATTACTGCGAAACGGAAAAACCATTATGCAGCGTCGCGCTTGCGAAGAACGGCATGACACACGATGATCGCCGGACCGGTCTCGTTTTCGGAGTTGACTTGCGTGTCGGGTTTATGATAATTTACCGGCATGCATTGACCAGATTACCATGTGCAAAGAGGAGGCACACCCATGGCCACAAAAACCAATTTCATCTTGAAGGTATCCGATGCAAAGCTTGCGGACGTCCAGAAGGCCCTCAAGGACGCGAACATAACCGTGGTGAGCATCATGGAAGTACACAAGGAAGAAGCGTAGCCCGGTGCGACGCGGTTCTTTGCCGTCAAGGGATTCCCGGCCCGCCAGGTGCGCGCAGAACGTGCGCTATCGGCTGCTCCCGTCTGTTGAGAACAGGAGCGCTTCCGCTCCCCGGCCCCAAAATCTGCTATACTTGGACTATCACCGTTTCTATGAAAATCACACTCGCTGACCTGGAACATATCGCAAAGGCCCTTTCGATCAAGGTTTCCTACGAGGACCTCAAGACATCGAAGGGCGGCTCATGCAGGGTCATGGAGGCCCGCAGGATCATTATCAACAAGCACCTCCAGAACAGCGACAAGATCAACCTGCTCGCGAAGGAGCTTGGGAAATTCGATCTTCAGGGACTGGACATTCCCGACAACGTCAGAAAAAAGATCGCTCGCGAAACAGAGGAGTGACCGCAGTAACGAAACGCGTCCTCCTGGTGCATGGCCCGCAGACCGGGCCCGTCGAAAGAAAAAAGAGGTGACAGTCCATGAAAATGATCGCGGTTCTGTTCAGCATCATGCTCTTTGTCCAGGGTTGCGCGTACGCCATTTCGCCGGGTATGGCCGACAAGGCCGACAAGACCGTTCTTTTCGAAAAACTGCAGGCCGACCCCGATTCTTTCAAGGGCAAGCTCATCATCATGGGCGGAACGATCGCACAGACCAGTGACGTGAACCAGGGAACGCTGATCGAAGTTACCCAGAAACCGCTCGACTATTGGGGCAAACCGGAACGCACCAAACGAACAGGCGGACGGTTTCTCGTGTTCCATCGGGGACCGCTCAACCTGATGGCATATGCACCCGGCGTCGATATCACCATTGCCGGCGAAGTGCTTGAGACCGGCAGCCCGATGCTCGGTGGTAAGCAGTATGACTATCCTGTCCTCTTCGCGAAAGAACTTAAGCTTTGGGAGCAAGAACCTCGTTCGCATGACAAGCCCCGGTGGATGGACCCGCTCCATGATCCGGCAAACTCGGGCCGGCCGGAATAATAACGTCAGCCTGTTATCACCGGAGGTCGCTGTGATCCGATCACGTTATTCCCGTTCCCTCTTCTTCGCTCCGTGTCTTTTCGCCCTCTTCTTGACCGCAGGCT
Coding sequences:
- a CDS encoding HU family DNA-binding protein, whose protein sequence is MAKAMTKSQIADHIAKKADIKKKLAVQILEDMAALAYKEAKNAFTLPGLGKLVLVQRKARMGRNPQTGEAIKIPAKKVVKFRVAKAAKEAILGKK
- a CDS encoding Slp family lipoprotein, which codes for MKMIAVLFSIMLFVQGCAYAISPGMADKADKTVLFEKLQADPDSFKGKLIIMGGTIAQTSDVNQGTLIEVTQKPLDYWGKPERTKRTGGRFLVFHRGPLNLMAYAPGVDITIAGEVLETGSPMLGGKQYDYPVLFAKELKLWEQEPRSHDKPRWMDPLHDPANSGRPE